The following are from one region of the Staphylococcus schleiferi genome:
- a CDS encoding polyprenyl synthetase family protein: MNQNLNNLLDQFNEVLHRSINDTSLKTRLEESMRYSLEAGGKRIRPLLLLATLQMLNPKQLKSGFSVALGLEMVHTYSLIHDDLPAMDDDDLRRGKPTNHTVYGEWLAILAGDALLTKAFEMITGDEDISAEKKVKLIQSLSKASGHTGMVGGQVLDMQSENQAIDFKQLEQIHSHKTGALIEFAIEAATIIAQPPVEVTQQLIQFSKHLGVIFQIKDDLLDVYGDADQLGKPVGSDEANHKSTYVSLLGQAEAEAQLQNHIQSAEALLNQLSTNYNTTDLMQLLTLFYQRQN, from the coding sequence ATGAACCAAAATCTGAATAACTTATTAGACCAATTTAACGAAGTATTGCATCGTTCAATTAACGATACAAGTCTGAAAACACGTTTAGAAGAAAGCATGCGTTATTCATTGGAAGCGGGAGGAAAGCGTATTAGACCCTTACTCTTGCTAGCAACCCTTCAAATGTTAAATCCAAAACAATTAAAAAGTGGATTTAGTGTCGCCTTAGGGCTTGAAATGGTTCATACATATTCGTTAATACACGATGACTTACCAGCTATGGACGATGATGACTTAAGACGTGGTAAACCGACAAATCATACGGTTTATGGTGAATGGCTCGCAATACTTGCAGGTGATGCACTGCTTACCAAGGCATTTGAAATGATAACGGGTGATGAAGACATTAGTGCAGAAAAAAAGGTGAAATTGATCCAATCCCTTAGTAAAGCAAGTGGCCATACGGGAATGGTGGGTGGCCAAGTTTTAGATATGCAAAGTGAAAATCAGGCGATTGACTTTAAGCAATTAGAACAAATTCATTCTCATAAAACGGGGGCACTTATTGAATTTGCGATTGAAGCAGCAACAATTATCGCACAACCCCCAGTTGAAGTAACACAACAACTCATTCAGTTTTCCAAACATCTCGGCGTCATATTTCAAATTAAAGACGACCTTTTGGATGTTTATGGCGATGCAGACCAGTTAGGTAAACCTGTAGGTAGTGATGAAGCCAACCATAAAAGCACGTATGTTTCTTTACTAGGTCAAGCTGAGGCTGAAGCACAACTTCAAAACCATATTCAAAGTGCGGAAGCACTGTTAAATCAGTTGTCTACAAACTATAACACAACCGATTTAATGCAATTATTAACGCTTTTTTATCAGCGACAGAATTAA
- a CDS encoding phosphate acyltransferase, with translation MNFKALLKGHQNFSGTIAMINATEEPLINVIVEVLNKTKAEFILYNYQDASELIRSFDLSPELLTRIHIHTFETQDEAIEHCLDDLYHQKAHILMKGQIPTAQILSAVLKRNAVDSKPFLNHLAICEIPTYHKLLMISDVALNITPSVEDTKAMINNIVRFARQLDYDSLNIALLSSVEKVSNKIPSTLKAQTLQQFYASHPIDEDILIEGPYALDNAIDKKSAIQKGIHTKVAGNADVLIVPGLDAGNVLYKSLTYFGHAKVASLILGARFPIVLTSRADSIENKVNSILVALKFI, from the coding sequence ATGAATTTTAAAGCATTACTAAAAGGGCATCAAAATTTCAGTGGAACCATTGCGATGATTAATGCAACTGAAGAGCCATTAATCAACGTGATTGTCGAAGTTTTGAATAAAACTAAAGCGGAATTTATATTATACAATTATCAAGATGCTTCAGAGTTGATACGTTCATTTGACCTATCACCAGAGTTATTGACACGCATTCATATTCATACATTTGAAACGCAAGATGAAGCGATAGAACACTGTTTAGACGATCTCTATCATCAAAAAGCACATATCTTGATGAAAGGGCAAATTCCGACTGCTCAAATTTTATCAGCAGTGTTAAAAAGAAATGCAGTGGATTCAAAACCTTTCCTCAATCATCTTGCAATATGTGAAATACCGACTTATCACAAATTACTTATGATTTCTGATGTGGCCTTAAATATCACTCCTTCAGTTGAAGATACGAAAGCAATGATTAATAATATTGTCCGTTTTGCGAGACAACTAGACTACGACTCATTAAATATTGCACTTTTATCATCAGTTGAAAAAGTTAGTAACAAAATCCCTTCAACTTTAAAAGCGCAAACATTACAGCAATTTTATGCGTCGCACCCAATCGATGAGGATATCCTAATTGAAGGTCCGTATGCTTTAGATAATGCAATTGATAAGAAAAGTGCAATCCAAAAAGGGATTCACACGAAAGTAGCAGGTAATGCTGATGTTTTAATCGTACCTGGCCTTGATGCTGGGAATGTTCTCTATAAATCGCTTACTTACTTTGGCCATGCAAAAGTTGCAAGCTTGATTTTAGGTGCACGCTTTCCTATTGTACTTACATCTAGAGCAGATAGTATAGAAAATAAAGTGAACTCAATATTGGTTGCGCTAAAGTTTATTTAG
- a CDS encoding thiamine pyrophosphate-dependent dehydrogenase E1 component subunit alpha, with product MKDYKSVGLEVEDLKVIYQAMDLGRKLDERMWLLNRAGKIPFVISCQGQEATQIGTAYALQKGDVTAPYYRDLALVTYLGMTPLETMQSAFGKRDDISSGGKQMPSHFSKKEVGIMSQGSSVATQILHAVGAALTFKMDNKQQVALTTLGEGSSNQGDFHEGLNFAGVHDLPFICLIENNKYAISVSKDLQYGAEQLSDRAKGYGMFGETVDGNDPIAVYGAIKSARERAINGEGATLIEAMCTRLTAHSSDDDDRYRSNEEKTQDKENDCNLKFKSYLIDNELVDRDWFDKIEQENQAIVNKATKEAEASPYPDASETYQYVYEQGGL from the coding sequence ATGAAAGATTATAAAAGTGTAGGACTAGAAGTTGAGGATTTAAAGGTAATCTATCAAGCGATGGACTTAGGAAGAAAACTTGATGAGCGAATGTGGTTATTAAATCGAGCAGGTAAAATCCCATTCGTAATTAGTTGTCAAGGGCAAGAAGCAACTCAAATTGGGACTGCTTATGCACTACAAAAAGGAGATGTAACAGCCCCTTATTATCGAGACCTCGCACTCGTTACTTATCTAGGGATGACACCATTAGAAACAATGCAATCGGCATTCGGTAAAAGAGATGATATTAGCTCTGGCGGAAAACAAATGCCTTCACATTTTAGTAAAAAAGAAGTAGGAATTATGTCTCAAGGTTCATCTGTTGCCACTCAAATATTACATGCTGTAGGTGCGGCGTTAACATTTAAAATGGATAACAAACAACAGGTCGCATTGACAACACTTGGCGAAGGAAGTTCAAACCAAGGTGACTTTCATGAAGGGCTTAATTTTGCAGGTGTTCACGATTTACCATTTATTTGTTTAATTGAAAATAATAAATATGCTATCTCCGTTTCTAAAGATTTACAGTATGGCGCTGAACAACTTTCAGACCGTGCTAAAGGTTATGGCATGTTTGGTGAAACAGTTGATGGAAATGATCCTATTGCGGTCTATGGGGCTATTAAATCGGCACGAGAACGCGCGATTAACGGTGAAGGCGCTACACTCATTGAAGCAATGTGTACTCGATTAACTGCACACTCCTCTGACGATGATGACCGTTATCGCTCTAATGAAGAAAAAACGCAAGATAAAGAAAATGATTGTAACTTAAAATTCAAATCTTATCTCATCGATAATGAATTAGTCGATCGGGATTGGTTTGATAAAATCGAGCAAGAAAATCAAGCCATTGTCAATAAAGCAACGAAAGAGGCTGAAGCTTCACCTTATCCTGATGCATCAGAAACTTACCAATATGTCTATGAACAAGGAGGGCTTTAA
- the xseA gene encoding exodeoxyribonuclease VII large subunit: MEKYLTISALTKYIKFKFDQDPHLQSVLIKGELSNFKRHSSGHLYFAVKDADSVVAAMMFKAQAAHLDFEPKEGDQVLIEARVSVYERRGNYQIYVNKMQLDGVGNLYQKFEQLKLKLTKEGYFDQSHKKLVPKYPKKIVILTASTGAAIRDIQNTLNSRYPLAEQIKISTLVQGSQAKNDIIEKLQYADRLDVDVIILGRGGGSIEDLWNFNEEEVVKAIFSCQTPVISAVGHETDTTLSDYVADIRAATPTQAAMLATPDQKELLQILAKSRHYLNRFIKQYLKQATQQLNQYQSYYKFKQPSLLYDQQTQKRDDLDRMLHQSMQYRFQYEKQRLHIIQQRIRIKYFYDYIQRQKQQSLDFKNALNKQMQRVITQKKQQFEQKLLTLDNLSPTKTMLRGYSIVMKDDNVVTSSHDIHEGDNIEVTMKDGKLDATIKKVRWNNDNRK; the protein is encoded by the coding sequence ATGGAAAAATATTTAACAATTTCTGCGTTAACAAAATACATTAAATTCAAATTTGATCAAGATCCACATTTACAATCTGTTCTAATCAAAGGAGAGCTTTCGAATTTCAAAAGACATAGTAGTGGCCATCTTTATTTTGCTGTTAAAGATGCAGATAGCGTTGTTGCCGCTATGATGTTCAAAGCCCAAGCGGCGCATTTGGATTTTGAACCTAAAGAAGGCGATCAAGTCCTCATTGAAGCACGTGTCTCTGTTTATGAACGTCGTGGTAATTACCAAATCTATGTAAACAAAATGCAACTAGACGGTGTGGGTAACTTATATCAAAAATTCGAACAGTTAAAACTTAAGCTCACAAAAGAAGGCTATTTTGATCAATCACATAAAAAATTAGTGCCAAAATATCCTAAAAAAATTGTCATATTAACCGCAAGCACTGGTGCTGCAATTCGTGATATTCAAAACACACTCAATAGTCGTTATCCTTTGGCAGAACAGATTAAAATCAGTACCCTTGTACAAGGAAGTCAGGCTAAAAATGATATCATCGAAAAATTACAATATGCAGATCGCTTAGATGTGGATGTCATCATTTTAGGCCGTGGCGGTGGCTCTATAGAGGATTTATGGAATTTTAATGAAGAAGAAGTGGTTAAAGCTATTTTTTCATGCCAAACGCCTGTCATTTCTGCTGTAGGTCATGAAACAGATACCACGTTAAGCGATTATGTGGCAGATATACGGGCTGCTACACCGACTCAAGCAGCTATGTTAGCTACACCTGATCAAAAAGAACTTTTGCAGATATTGGCAAAAAGTCGTCATTACTTAAATCGTTTTATAAAACAATATTTAAAACAAGCAACACAGCAATTGAATCAATATCAATCTTATTATAAATTTAAGCAACCATCGCTTTTGTACGATCAACAAACACAAAAGCGCGACGACTTAGACCGAATGCTTCACCAGTCTATGCAATATCGTTTTCAATATGAAAAACAGCGCCTTCATATCATTCAGCAACGTATTCGCATTAAGTATTTTTATGATTACATTCAGCGCCAAAAACAGCAATCTTTAGACTTTAAAAATGCTTTGAATAAGCAGATGCAACGTGTGATCACACAAAAGAAACAGCAGTTTGAACAAAAGTTGCTGACGCTTGATAATTTAAGCCCAACGAAAACAATGTTAAGAGGATACTCGATTGTGATGAAAGATGATAATGTCGTCACAAGTAGCCATGATATTCATGAAGGGGACAATATTGAAGTCACAATGAAAGACGGGAAGCTAGATGCAACAATTAAAAAGGTAAGGTGGAATAATGACAACAGAAAATAA
- the ahrC gene encoding transcriptional regulator AhrC/ArgR — protein sequence MPKKSVRHIKIREIISNEQIETQDELVKRLNDYEMNVTQATVSRDIKELQLIKVPAASGQYIYSLPNDRRYHPLEKLGRYLMDSFVKIDSANNLLVLKTLPGNAQSIGAILDQIDWEEVLGTICGDDTCLIICKDNLSADEIKARIFNML from the coding sequence ATGCCTAAAAAATCTGTGAGACATATAAAAATCAGAGAAATTATTTCTAATGAACAAATTGAAACACAAGACGAACTTGTAAAGCGCTTAAATGATTATGAAATGAATGTAACACAAGCCACTGTGTCACGTGATATTAAAGAACTTCAACTGATTAAAGTTCCAGCCGCTAGTGGTCAATATATTTATAGTCTACCTAACGACCGACGCTATCATCCTTTAGAAAAGTTGGGTCGTTATCTTATGGATTCATTTGTAAAAATTGATAGTGCAAACAATTTGTTAGTATTAAAAACATTGCCAGGTAACGCGCAATCAATAGGTGCCATTCTCGATCAAATTGATTGGGAAGAAGTTCTAGGGACAATTTGTGGAGATGACACATGCCTTATTATTTGTAAAGACAATTTATCGGCAGATGAAATTAAGGCAAGAATATTCAATATGTTATAA
- a CDS encoding exodeoxyribonuclease VII small subunit: protein MTTENNSFEEMMQELESIVNQLDNDTISLEKSLELYQKGIALSKSCETTLKNAEKKVSQLMDEEADESDEPKSE, encoded by the coding sequence ATGACAACAGAAAATAATTCATTTGAAGAAATGATGCAAGAGCTCGAATCAATTGTGAATCAGTTAGATAATGATACGATTTCCTTAGAAAAATCATTAGAATTGTATCAAAAAGGAATAGCACTATCAAAGTCATGTGAAACAACTTTAAAAAATGCAGAAAAGAAAGTTTCACAACTTATGGATGAAGAGGCAGATGAAAGTGATGAACCAAAATCTGAATAA
- the buk gene encoding butyrate kinase, translating to MVTTLVLNLGSTSSKYAIYRNDECILNENIKHSTSVINQTLLEQEQTRQQLIEQDLLSHHQTLDNMDVIACRGGLLKPLSGGTYEVNSAMYNDLKSFDYGAHASNLSAMIGYRLGQKYHIPVFTTDPVVVDELIDEARVTGIPDIQRRSVFHALNQKAMARKYAESVNKNYEDVHVIVAHMGGGISIGAHQQGRVIDVNEALYGEGPMAMDRAGIIPNDLLITYMERNQLSAEKLNAILSRESGLTAYFGTSNLKEIMMSYDTDEKVRLFIGAMALQISKVIGERAATLKGKVDQIILTGGMSFNEQLVELISTYVDWIAPISVYAGEHEMTTLADQAQRAFNQEISIQTYR from the coding sequence ATGGTAACGACACTCGTTTTAAATCTTGGTAGTACATCGAGTAAATATGCAATCTACCGTAATGATGAATGTATTTTAAATGAAAACATTAAACATTCAACCTCTGTTATTAATCAAACTTTGTTAGAACAAGAACAAACACGTCAGCAATTGATTGAACAAGATTTATTATCTCATCATCAAACACTTGATAATATGGATGTTATCGCTTGTCGTGGTGGTTTACTAAAGCCCTTGTCAGGCGGAACCTATGAAGTGAATAGTGCAATGTATAATGACCTTAAATCATTTGATTATGGCGCTCATGCTTCGAACTTAAGTGCAATGATTGGTTATCGTTTAGGCCAAAAATATCATATTCCTGTATTTACAACTGATCCTGTTGTTGTAGACGAATTAATCGATGAAGCACGTGTGACAGGGATACCGGATATCCAACGACGCAGTGTTTTTCACGCACTCAATCAAAAAGCGATGGCTCGCAAATATGCGGAAAGCGTCAATAAAAACTATGAAGATGTGCATGTGATAGTCGCACACATGGGTGGCGGTATTAGTATTGGTGCCCATCAACAAGGTCGTGTCATCGATGTCAATGAAGCACTTTATGGCGAAGGCCCCATGGCTATGGATAGAGCAGGAATTATACCGAATGATTTACTAATCACTTATATGGAGAGGAATCAGTTATCTGCTGAAAAGTTAAATGCAATCCTCAGTCGTGAATCTGGCTTAACTGCGTATTTTGGGACTTCAAATTTGAAAGAAATCATGATGTCTTATGATACGGATGAAAAAGTACGACTTTTCATTGGGGCAATGGCACTTCAAATTTCAAAAGTGATTGGAGAACGTGCTGCAACTTTGAAAGGTAAAGTTGATCAAATTATTTTAACAGGTGGAATGAGTTTTAATGAGCAACTCGTTGAATTGATTTCAACTTACGTAGATTGGATTGCACCTATTTCTGTTTATGCCGGAGAACATGAAATGACAACATTGGCCGACCAAGCACAACGTGCATTTAACCAAGAAATATCAATCCAAACGTATCGATAG
- the dxs gene encoding 1-deoxy-D-xylulose-5-phosphate synthase: MDVRNIQDPSFLKNLSVSELESLSHDIRQFLIQTCAVTGGHIGANLGVVELTIALHKHFNSPEDKIIWDVGHQSYTHKILTGRGHDFNTLRQYKGLCGFPKLKESEHDVWEAGHSSTSLSAAMGMAKARDILGKHNHIVPVIGDGALTGGMALEALNNIGHDRTNMTIILNDNEMSIAPNVGAMHNMLGRIRMNQSYNRLKIDAESVLSRLPGGSRLRESADRIKDSLKYLVVDGAFFEELGIRYIGPVDGHNFEELENALTAADSINKPVLIHVVTKKGKGYHPAENDKIGTWHGLGPYKLDTGEQIKGQPVGPSWSQLMSDEILSYAKKDRRVVAITPAMPVGSKLTKFQSELPEQFFDVGIAEQHAVTMAAGLAMEGMKPYVAIYSTFLQRAYDQVLHDVDRQNLNVIFGIDRSGLVGADGETHQGVFDVGFLTQFPNMTVMMPKDENEAKDLVYTAMHYEQGPIAIRYPRGNGLGVKINENRSHIPIGSWETLTEGDDIALISYGPTVSTLMEVAEELSKLGIKARVINARYIKPMDEATLKQLGEINMPVLTVEEGMLNGGLGSQIANYFTDHSFANRVKRLGIDNIYIEHGNVDQILEDLGLTCEPLVHTVQAFLNKNQ; encoded by the coding sequence ATGGATGTAAGAAATATACAGGATCCTTCATTTTTAAAAAATCTTTCTGTAAGTGAGCTTGAATCATTGAGTCACGATATAAGACAGTTTTTAATCCAAACATGTGCTGTTACCGGGGGGCATATTGGTGCTAATTTAGGTGTCGTTGAACTGACGATTGCTTTACACAAGCATTTTAATAGCCCTGAAGATAAAATTATTTGGGACGTAGGCCACCAAAGCTATACGCACAAAATTTTGACGGGTCGTGGACATGATTTTAATACATTAAGACAGTATAAAGGATTATGTGGATTTCCAAAATTAAAAGAATCTGAGCATGATGTGTGGGAAGCCGGGCATAGCTCCACATCATTATCAGCAGCAATGGGCATGGCTAAAGCGCGAGATATACTAGGTAAGCACAACCATATTGTTCCTGTAATAGGGGACGGCGCGTTGACTGGAGGAATGGCGCTTGAAGCTTTAAATAATATTGGTCATGATCGTACGAATATGACAATTATATTAAATGACAACGAGATGAGCATTGCGCCTAACGTGGGTGCAATGCATAATATGTTGGGCCGAATTCGAATGAATCAAAGCTACAATCGTCTTAAAATCGATGCAGAGAGCGTGTTAAGTCGATTACCTGGGGGGAGCCGATTACGTGAATCTGCTGACCGTATCAAAGATAGTTTAAAATATTTAGTTGTAGATGGTGCATTTTTCGAAGAATTAGGTATTCGTTATATTGGACCTGTTGATGGCCATAATTTTGAAGAGTTGGAAAATGCGCTGACAGCTGCCGACTCAATTAATAAACCTGTATTAATTCATGTAGTAACAAAAAAAGGTAAAGGTTATCATCCAGCTGAAAACGATAAGATTGGAACTTGGCACGGCCTTGGACCTTATAAACTTGATACCGGTGAGCAAATAAAAGGACAACCTGTAGGTCCATCATGGAGTCAATTGATGAGCGACGAAATCCTTTCCTATGCCAAAAAGGATAGACGCGTCGTAGCGATTACACCTGCGATGCCAGTTGGTTCTAAACTCACTAAATTCCAATCTGAGCTTCCAGAACAGTTTTTTGATGTTGGTATCGCAGAGCAACATGCAGTTACGATGGCTGCCGGCCTTGCAATGGAAGGTATGAAGCCATACGTTGCAATCTATTCAACTTTCTTGCAACGTGCATACGATCAAGTACTACACGATGTTGATCGTCAAAACTTAAACGTTATTTTTGGTATTGATCGCTCAGGTTTAGTTGGTGCTGATGGTGAAACGCATCAAGGTGTCTTTGATGTCGGTTTCTTAACGCAATTTCCAAATATGACCGTTATGATGCCAAAAGATGAAAATGAAGCTAAAGATTTAGTTTATACTGCAATGCATTATGAGCAAGGTCCAATCGCAATTCGTTATCCTCGCGGCAATGGATTAGGTGTTAAAATTAATGAAAATCGCAGTCATATTCCTATTGGCTCATGGGAAACGCTAACCGAGGGAGACGACATAGCTCTTATTAGTTACGGCCCTACAGTGTCAACACTCATGGAAGTAGCAGAAGAATTATCAAAACTCGGCATCAAAGCCCGTGTGATTAATGCACGCTACATTAAGCCAATGGATGAGGCTACGTTAAAGCAATTAGGCGAAATAAATATGCCAGTACTCACTGTAGAGGAAGGCATGCTTAATGGTGGATTGGGTAGTCAAATTGCTAATTATTTCACTGATCATTCATTTGCAAATCGTGTTAAGCGCTTAGGTATTGATAATATTTATATCGAACATGGGAATGTGGACCAAATTCTTGAAGATTTAGGTTTAACTTGTGAACCCCTTGTTCATACAGTACAAGCATTTTTAAATAAAAATCAGTAG
- a CDS encoding alpha-ketoacid dehydrogenase subunit beta, with translation MAKITYLEAIKQALDLSLEQDPQTFILGEDVGKKGGVFGVTAGLQDKYGKYRVLDTPLAESNIVGSAIGAAMMGKRPIAEIQFAEYILPATNQIMSEAAKLRYRSNNDWHAPLTIRAPFGGGIHGALYHSQSIESVFASTPGLTVVIPSTPYDAKGLLLASIASNDPVLFFEHKKAYRLLKEEVPEAYYTVPLGKADVKREGNDITVFSYGLAVNYCLQAADILKDENIDVEVVDLRTVYPIDQETIVRCAKKTGKCLLVTEDNKEGSILSEVAAIIAENCLFDLDAPIMRLAGPDVPAMPFSPPLEDEFMINPDKIKNKMRELARF, from the coding sequence ATGGCTAAAATCACTTACTTAGAAGCAATTAAACAAGCATTGGATCTTTCATTAGAACAAGACCCTCAAACATTTATATTAGGTGAAGATGTGGGTAAAAAGGGAGGCGTATTTGGTGTTACGGCAGGTTTACAAGATAAATATGGCAAGTATCGTGTATTAGATACACCACTGGCTGAATCAAATATCGTCGGTTCAGCTATAGGTGCAGCCATGATGGGCAAACGTCCTATTGCTGAAATACAATTTGCTGAGTATATTTTACCTGCAACAAACCAAATTATGAGTGAAGCCGCAAAATTACGTTATCGTTCTAATAATGATTGGCACGCACCTCTAACAATTCGTGCGCCGTTTGGTGGCGGCATACATGGTGCTTTATACCACTCCCAAAGTATTGAAAGTGTGTTTGCGTCTACACCAGGTTTAACAGTCGTTATTCCTTCAACACCGTATGATGCGAAAGGTTTGTTACTTGCTTCTATCGCATCTAATGATCCTGTACTCTTTTTTGAACATAAAAAGGCGTATCGATTACTAAAAGAGGAAGTACCTGAAGCGTATTACACTGTACCGTTAGGCAAAGCAGATGTTAAGCGTGAAGGTAATGACATTACAGTATTTTCATACGGGCTTGCAGTGAACTATTGCTTACAAGCCGCTGATATATTAAAAGATGAAAATATTGATGTTGAAGTTGTAGATTTACGTACGGTATATCCAATTGATCAAGAAACGATTGTTCGTTGCGCGAAAAAAACAGGGAAATGCTTGTTAGTTACTGAAGATAATAAAGAAGGCAGTATTTTATCTGAAGTCGCAGCAATTATCGCCGAAAATTGCTTATTTGATTTAGATGCGCCAATTATGCGACTTGCTGGTCCTGATGTGCCAGCAATGCCATTTTCGCCTCCACTCGAAGACGAATTTATGATTAATCCAGATAAAATTAAAAATAAAATGCGTGAACTTGCGCGCTTTTAA
- the recN gene encoding DNA repair protein RecN, which translates to MLQSLSIKEFAIIETLDIQFSDGLTVLSGETGAGKSIIIDAIGQLIGMRASSDFVRHGEKKAIIEGIFDIDHAEEAIQELNTLGIDINEDFLIVKREIFSSGKSICRINNQTVTLQDLRKVMQALLDIHGQHETQTLLKQKYHIELLDRYSDGQYAKALSQYEETFNQHHSKIKELEALESADQALLQRLDLMKFQYDELKEAQLKEGEIEQLEIDIKRIQNSENLSVALNAAYETLTDEQAIPDRLYTLSAHLQTIDEILPETFQKLKEDVDQFYYTLEDAKHQLYDEINQTDFDEQYLNELESRMNLLNNLKRKYGKDISELITYQAKIAEEIDKIENYEESTSQLRNEIKQLSAQLIEHGQVLSKERRLVARQLRDRIVNEIQNLQMKDANLEISFKPYDQPQREGLERVEFLISPNKGEPLKSLNKIASGGELSRIMLALKSIFVRSRGQTAILFDEVDSGVSGQAAQKMAEKMKEISAVIQVICISHLPQVASMSDHHLYIAKQEKEGRTTTSVQELNGESRIAEVARMISGATVTELTKQNAKEMIEQNQRLKG; encoded by the coding sequence ATGTTACAAAGCCTCTCTATAAAAGAATTTGCAATTATAGAAACGCTAGATATTCAATTTTCAGACGGACTTACAGTATTAAGTGGTGAAACAGGTGCTGGGAAATCCATTATCATCGATGCTATTGGTCAATTAATTGGTATGCGCGCATCGTCTGATTTTGTCCGACATGGTGAGAAAAAAGCGATTATTGAAGGAATTTTCGATATTGATCATGCTGAAGAAGCAATACAAGAATTGAATACGCTAGGTATTGATATTAACGAAGACTTCTTAATTGTAAAACGTGAAATATTTAGTTCGGGTAAAAGTATTTGCCGTATCAATAATCAAACCGTAACGCTTCAAGATTTAAGGAAAGTGATGCAGGCACTGCTCGATATCCATGGACAGCACGAAACTCAAACTTTACTTAAACAAAAATATCATATCGAATTACTTGATCGCTATTCAGATGGACAATATGCAAAAGCATTAAGCCAATATGAAGAAACATTTAATCAACATCACTCAAAAATTAAAGAGCTTGAAGCACTTGAATCTGCAGACCAAGCTTTGCTACAACGTTTGGACTTAATGAAATTTCAATATGACGAATTAAAAGAAGCCCAATTAAAGGAAGGCGAAATCGAACAATTAGAAATTGATATTAAGCGAATTCAAAACTCAGAAAATTTAAGTGTTGCGCTTAATGCGGCTTATGAGACGTTGACCGATGAACAGGCCATCCCTGATAGACTTTATACATTAAGTGCACATTTGCAGACAATTGATGAGATATTGCCAGAAACATTTCAAAAACTGAAAGAAGATGTCGACCAATTCTACTATACTTTAGAAGATGCAAAACATCAGCTTTATGATGAAATTAATCAAACTGATTTCGACGAGCAATATTTAAATGAACTTGAATCTCGAATGAATTTATTAAACAACTTAAAAAGAAAATACGGTAAAGATATTTCTGAGTTAATCACATATCAGGCCAAAATCGCAGAAGAAATTGATAAGATTGAAAACTATGAAGAAAGCACTTCACAATTACGAAATGAGATTAAACAGTTATCTGCTCAGTTAATTGAGCACGGCCAGGTTTTGTCTAAAGAAAGAAGGCTTGTCGCGCGACAACTAAGAGATCGAATTGTTAATGAAATACAAAATTTACAAATGAAGGATGCAAATCTTGAAATATCATTTAAACCCTACGACCAGCCACAAAGAGAAGGACTTGAACGTGTTGAATTTTTAATTAGTCCAAACAAAGGTGAACCTTTAAAGAGTTTAAATAAAATTGCAAGTGGTGGCGAATTATCACGTATTATGCTGGCATTGAAAAGTATTTTCGTACGTTCTAGGGGTCAAACAGCGATTCTATTTGATGAAGTGGATTCAGGTGTTTCAGGCCAAGCTGCTCAAAAAATGGCTGAAAAGATGAAAGAAATATCTGCTGTGATACAAGTCATCTGTATTTCTCATTTACCACAAGTTGCATCCATGAGTGACCATCATTTATATATCGCCAAACAAGAAAAAGAGGGGCGTACAACGACATCTGTACAAGAGCTCAACGGGGAATCTCGTATTGCTGAAGTCGCTCGAATGATTTCAGGCGCAACTGTAACTGAGCTTACAAAACAAAATGCGAAAGAAATGATAGAACAAAATCAAAGGCTTAAAGGATGA